The following are encoded in a window of Thermoanaerobaculia bacterium genomic DNA:
- a CDS encoding penicillin acylase family protein, with amino-acid sequence MKPLHRSPVRRWKAGCFLALLLVSVAVIGSLLWIRSRIPDLPREPVPFDKNGIPTLTAQTEADLAGKLGEVHAVHRRLQMEMVRRFAEGRISELLGDDFVELDRVMRLMDIPGQSREALKTMSGDDLAYLEAYAEGVNRTTQSRKPPLLASLGGIALEPWEPACSLYPLGLMAWDLARNFHQEIFLLKASSRVPPERLALLFPAYPGAPPLPLEELQSLKELGPFPPVLEGFSTLRDYLSLTASNAWALAPSRTRSGSVILASDPHLAKSFPPLWYAVRFRMGDLEGAGLTLPGVPVIGIGHTAKTAWGFTNVMADTVDLTVALPEGNGWTHQGKNLPVTKEILEIGVRGGARKEAVIHRTPIGPVITEAEPGKPIVILRSAPVQGSTLTAFRRLLRAKTVPGVLESGRDMGSVAFNLVTADKEGTIGWHAVGNIPVRDGYSGIVPTAGKDPGGFLDYDDLPHAIDPPEGFLVSANERTDDRLSHAWCAPYRKDYLDAELSRTRNWGIEEIQALQMSVKSRQAEILLPELFPRLPRELRDPLEAWDRKMVPESAEAALWIHLYEDLTRALVEDELGELYSHYLEILPFTYPAVDEAITHPESPLWDDVRTETTESFEDVVSRMSSTGSKPWGEEHTYWLAYPAAIRLNFFPFSLGRFPYPGDLNTVNLGGYNPARGHGTLFIASMRFTVEFKSGTVKSWVSLPGGQSEHIMDPLASNLFDTFLHGEPLAFDTLP; translated from the coding sequence ATGAAACCCCTGCACCGGAGTCCGGTCCGAAGATGGAAAGCCGGGTGCTTCCTGGCACTCCTGCTGGTCTCCGTGGCTGTGATCGGCAGTCTTCTCTGGATCCGAAGCCGCATTCCTGATCTGCCGCGGGAGCCGGTACCCTTTGACAAAAACGGAATCCCGACCCTCACCGCGCAAACGGAGGCTGATCTTGCCGGGAAGCTCGGCGAGGTCCACGCCGTCCACCGCCGTCTCCAGATGGAAATGGTGCGAAGGTTTGCCGAGGGGCGGATCTCGGAGCTTCTGGGCGATGACTTCGTGGAGCTGGACCGCGTGATGCGCCTGATGGATATCCCGGGGCAGTCCCGGGAGGCTTTGAAGACGATGAGCGGCGACGACCTTGCCTACCTGGAGGCCTACGCCGAAGGAGTCAACCGCACCACCCAATCCCGGAAACCGCCCCTCCTGGCTTCCCTGGGAGGCATTGCGCTCGAACCCTGGGAACCGGCCTGTTCCCTCTACCCCCTGGGCCTCATGGCCTGGGACCTGGCCCGAAACTTTCACCAGGAGATCTTTCTCCTCAAGGCATCCTCCCGCGTTCCCCCGGAGCGGCTGGCCCTCCTCTTTCCCGCCTACCCCGGCGCACCCCCTCTTCCCCTGGAGGAGCTTCAAAGCCTGAAGGAGCTGGGCCCCTTTCCGCCCGTTTTGGAAGGGTTTTCCACCCTTCGTGACTACCTCTCCCTCACGGCCTCCAATGCCTGGGCCCTGGCCCCTTCGCGGACCCGAAGCGGGAGCGTGATCCTGGCCAGCGATCCGCACCTGGCCAAGTCCTTTCCCCCCCTGTGGTACGCGGTACGGTTCCGGATGGGGGACCTTGAGGGGGCCGGCCTCACCCTCCCCGGGGTCCCCGTCATCGGGATCGGACACACGGCGAAGACGGCCTGGGGATTCACCAACGTGATGGCGGATACCGTCGACCTTACCGTGGCTCTTCCCGAAGGGAACGGCTGGACCCACCAGGGCAAGAATCTTCCGGTCACGAAGGAGATCCTGGAAATCGGGGTCCGCGGGGGCGCCCGGAAGGAAGCCGTGATCCATCGAACGCCCATCGGGCCCGTCATCACCGAAGCGGAGCCGGGAAAACCGATCGTGATCCTCCGTTCGGCCCCGGTCCAGGGATCGACTCTGACGGCCTTCCGCCGGCTCCTCAGGGCGAAGACGGTACCGGGAGTCCTGGAGTCGGGCCGGGACATGGGGTCCGTGGCCTTCAACCTGGTGACCGCCGATAAGGAGGGAACCATCGGATGGCACGCCGTGGGAAACATTCCGGTCCGGGATGGGTACTCGGGCATCGTCCCCACGGCCGGGAAGGATCCCGGCGGATTCCTGGACTACGACGACCTTCCCCATGCGATCGATCCGCCGGAGGGATTCCTGGTCTCCGCCAACGAGCGTACCGACGACCGGCTCTCCCATGCATGGTGCGCCCCCTATCGAAAGGACTACCTTGACGCCGAGCTGAGCCGTACTCGGAACTGGGGAATCGAGGAGATCCAGGCCCTCCAGATGAGCGTGAAAAGCCGGCAGGCCGAGATTCTCCTGCCTGAGCTGTTTCCCCGTCTTCCCCGGGAACTGCGCGATCCTCTGGAGGCGTGGGATCGGAAGATGGTCCCGGAATCGGCGGAGGCGGCGCTCTGGATCCACCTCTACGAAGATCTGACCCGGGCCCTGGTCGAGGATGAGCTGGGGGAGCTTTACTCCCACTACCTGGAAATCCTGCCCTTCACCTATCCCGCCGTCGACGAGGCGATCACCCATCCCGAATCCCCGTTATGGGACGATGTGCGGACTGAGACGACCGAATCCTTCGAAGACGTAGTTTCCAGGATGTCGAGTACCGGGAGCAAACCCTGGGGGGAGGAACACACGTACTGGCTGGCCTATCCTGCGGCGATCCGGCTGAACTTCTTCCCCTTTTCCCTGGGGCGGTTTCCCTATCCGGGGGACTTAAACACGGTCAACCTCGGCGGGTACAACCCGGCCCGGGGGCACGGCACCCTCTTCATTGCCTCGATGCGCTTCACCGTGGAGTTTAAATCCGGGACCGTGAAATCGTGGGTCTCGCTCCCGGGAGGCCAGAGCGAGCACATTATGGATCCCCTCGCCTCGAATCTTTTTGATACGTTCCTGCACGGAGAACCGCTGGCCTTCGATACGCTTCCCTGA
- a CDS encoding TrpB-like pyridoxal phosphate-dependent enzyme, with the protein MKRFDTRDASFLPSHFYNLKADLPNRPLPPLHPGTKEPISPEDMAPLFPRAFIEHEMTEEREVPIPGPVLEAMSAFRPTPLIYARELRRALNTKSHIFYKYEGAGPTGSHKSNTALMQAYLAAQEGVRCLTTETGAGQWGCALAHAGAIFGVDVKVFMVRVSYRQKPGRRILCEMFGASIVESPSPLTRAGRVFHEVDPDHPGSLGIAISEAIEAAVTGEGTKYSLGSVLDAVLMHQTVIGLEAKDQLREAGVDADVVIGCVGGGSNFGGISFPFVGERLRSGKEVRVIAVEPEACPTLTKGTLQYDHGDTAGMTPLMHMHSLGKDFIPPPIHAGGLRYHGAAPLVSHLLNTGLIEARAYPQDRVFEAARLFFRTEGILPAPESAHAIAAAIDTAREYREEEKVIVFNLSGHGFLDISAYNGGSH; encoded by the coding sequence ATGAAACGATTTGACACACGGGACGCATCCTTTCTCCCGAGCCACTTTTACAATCTCAAGGCCGATCTTCCCAACCGCCCCCTTCCCCCGCTCCACCCGGGAACGAAGGAACCGATATCCCCGGAGGACATGGCTCCTCTCTTTCCCCGGGCCTTTATCGAGCATGAAATGACGGAGGAACGGGAAGTTCCCATCCCCGGTCCCGTACTGGAAGCCATGTCGGCCTTCCGTCCGACACCGCTCATCTACGCGAGGGAGCTGCGACGGGCCCTGAACACGAAGAGCCACATCTTTTACAAGTACGAAGGCGCCGGGCCCACGGGAAGCCACAAGAGCAATACGGCGCTGATGCAGGCCTACCTCGCCGCGCAGGAGGGAGTCCGGTGCCTGACGACGGAAACCGGGGCGGGGCAGTGGGGGTGCGCACTGGCCCACGCCGGCGCCATCTTCGGCGTGGATGTGAAGGTCTTCATGGTCCGGGTAAGCTACCGCCAGAAGCCGGGGCGCAGGATTCTCTGCGAGATGTTCGGGGCTTCCATCGTGGAAAGCCCGAGCCCGCTGACCCGGGCGGGGCGCGTCTTTCACGAAGTTGATCCAGACCATCCGGGGAGCCTTGGGATCGCCATCTCCGAGGCGATCGAGGCCGCGGTCACCGGAGAGGGTACGAAGTACTCCCTGGGATCGGTCCTGGATGCCGTCCTCATGCACCAGACCGTCATCGGGCTTGAGGCAAAGGACCAGCTCCGGGAAGCGGGTGTGGACGCCGACGTGGTCATCGGCTGTGTGGGAGGGGGATCCAACTTCGGAGGGATCAGCTTCCCCTTTGTCGGCGAACGCCTCCGTTCCGGAAAAGAGGTGAGGGTGATTGCCGTCGAACCGGAGGCCTGTCCCACGCTCACGAAGGGGACATTGCAGTACGACCATGGCGATACAGCGGGGATGACACCCCTGATGCACATGCATTCCCTCGGGAAGGACTTTATCCCGCCGCCCATCCATGCCGGGGGACTGCGGTACCACGGGGCGGCTCCCCTGGTCAGCCACCTTCTGAATACCGGGTTGATCGAAGCCAGGGCCTACCCGCAGGACCGGGTCTTTGAGGCGGCCCGGCTCTTTTTCAGAACGGAAGGGATCCTGCCGGCACCGGAATCGGCCCACGCGATCGCGGCAGCGATCGACACGGCAAGGGAGTATAGGGAGGAGGAGAAGGTAATCGTGTTCAATCTCTCGGGTCACGGCTTTCTGGATATCAGCGCCTACAATGGCGGATCTCACTGA
- a CDS encoding SLC13 family permease, protein MGDLAAWQSAVAWVVFPSVYLILALGLVPWIRLDRTGAVFVGAVIVVATGILTPALSLQAQDVETLTLLFSMMIVISFLINSGILGRIQPGVESMVRSPAGLLWVVIFGSGLMSALFINDIVCLALTPIVLDVTRKRGLHPLPFLLATAMASNIGSVMTPVGNPQNIFLASTMHIPYARFVLSLFPVSLAGLLILGFSLLFFYRKKGFGGMEMPGEEKEIVLPPIRTYVLVRTAVVLVLIFAAFWAGVSMAVASASGAAFLLLTRRVSRKRIFALIDWDLLVLFVGLFVLLAAADRAGITQTIVEFFFHSGTGHGLQLSLITALLSNLVSNVPAVLFLSRFLPHLSDPQQAALTMAMVSTLAGNLTLIGSIANLIVAERARDRIHVGFWDYARVGIPVTLLTLIVGLAYAAVVL, encoded by the coding sequence ATGGGTGACCTTGCCGCCTGGCAGTCCGCGGTGGCCTGGGTTGTCTTTCCCTCGGTCTACCTGATTCTGGCCCTGGGCCTCGTACCGTGGATCCGGCTCGACCGAACAGGAGCTGTCTTTGTGGGGGCTGTGATCGTCGTGGCCACGGGAATCCTGACGCCGGCCCTGTCCCTGCAGGCCCAGGACGTGGAGACGCTTACTCTTCTCTTCTCCATGATGATCGTCATCTCCTTTCTCATCAATTCCGGAATTCTTGGACGAATTCAGCCAGGGGTCGAATCCATGGTCCGCTCACCCGCGGGACTGCTGTGGGTCGTGATCTTCGGTTCCGGGCTGATGTCGGCTCTCTTTATCAACGATATCGTTTGCCTGGCCCTCACCCCCATCGTGCTGGATGTCACGCGAAAGCGAGGGCTTCACCCTCTTCCCTTCCTGCTGGCCACGGCCATGGCGAGCAACATCGGCAGTGTGATGACGCCCGTCGGGAATCCCCAGAACATCTTTCTTGCCTCCACAATGCATATCCCCTATGCGCGATTTGTCCTTAGCCTCTTCCCCGTTTCCCTGGCCGGATTGTTGATTCTCGGCTTTTCCCTTCTCTTTTTCTACAGAAAGAAAGGATTCGGCGGGATGGAGATGCCGGGGGAGGAGAAAGAAATCGTACTTCCACCGATCCGGACCTACGTTCTGGTCAGGACCGCAGTGGTCCTTGTGCTGATTTTCGCGGCATTCTGGGCCGGCGTGTCCATGGCTGTAGCTTCCGCGTCCGGTGCCGCATTTCTCCTGCTGACAAGGCGGGTTTCTCGAAAGCGGATCTTTGCCCTCATCGACTGGGACCTCCTGGTCCTCTTCGTGGGACTCTTTGTTCTCCTCGCCGCGGCGGACCGGGCCGGAATAACCCAGACCATCGTGGAGTTCTTCTTTCACTCCGGCACCGGTCATGGGCTTCAACTATCTTTGATCACCGCACTCTTATCGAACCTCGTATCCAACGTCCCGGCTGTATTGTTCCTCTCCCGTTTTCTTCCCCACCTCTCCGATCCTCAACAGGCGGCCTTAACCATGGCGATGGTCTCCACCCTGGCGGGAAACCTGACGCTTATCGGGTCAATCGCCAACCTGATCGTGGCGGAGCGGGCCAGAGACAGGATTCATGTCGGCTTCTGGGACTATGCCCGTGTCGGCATCCCCGTGACACTGCTTACCCTGATCGTCGGACTGGCATACGCGGCCGTGGTTTTGTAA
- the mazG gene encoding nucleoside triphosphate pyrophosphohydrolase — protein MRHSWNDLLEIMKRLRAPGGCPWDRAQTLETLKTFVIEEAYEVVEAGEGGDPEQLKEELGDLLLQIVFQSRIAEEEGWFTIDDVIDGISEKMVTRHPHVFGDESVNTPEEVLEKWERRKNRQKEGGLWENIPSSLPALLKAYRLGDRASQLGFDWNDPEEVIAKVEEEFEELRRARSEKNEKAVREETGDILFALAQLARHLDVEPEDALQRTNAKFIHRMRWMHDSARKKGQNLDELSLEELEALWQASKAERA, from the coding sequence ATGCGCCATAGCTGGAATGACCTTCTCGAGATCATGAAACGCCTCCGGGCTCCCGGCGGATGTCCCTGGGATCGCGCCCAGACCCTGGAAACCCTGAAGACCTTCGTGATCGAAGAAGCCTACGAGGTCGTGGAGGCGGGGGAGGGGGGAGATCCGGAGCAGCTCAAGGAAGAGCTCGGCGATCTTCTTCTCCAGATCGTCTTCCAGTCCCGGATCGCCGAGGAAGAGGGATGGTTCACGATTGACGATGTCATTGACGGAATCTCGGAGAAGATGGTCACCCGGCACCCTCATGTGTTCGGGGACGAATCGGTGAATACGCCCGAGGAGGTCCTTGAAAAGTGGGAGCGGCGAAAGAACCGGCAGAAGGAAGGGGGACTCTGGGAAAATATCCCGTCCTCCCTGCCCGCCCTTCTCAAGGCCTATCGGCTGGGGGACCGGGCCTCTCAGCTCGGGTTCGACTGGAACGATCCGGAAGAGGTGATCGCCAAGGTGGAAGAGGAGTTCGAGGAACTGCGCCGGGCACGAAGCGAAAAAAACGAGAAGGCCGTCCGGGAGGAAACCGGGGACATCCTCTTCGCCCTGGCCCAGCTGGCACGCCACCTGGACGTCGAGCCGGAAGACGCCCTCCAGAGGACCAACGCGAAATTTATCCACCGCATGCGGTGGATGCACGACTCGGCGAGAAAAAAAGGACAGAACCTCGACGAGCTCAGCCTTGAAGAGCTGGAGGCCCTGTGGCAGGCCTCCAAGGCGGAACGCGCCTGA
- a CDS encoding site-2 protease family protein codes for MPHLMNIIFMAIVLLFSLTVHESAHAWAAHHFGDDTAKFLGRISLNPIRHIDLFGTIIFPFILIMAGSPVLFGWAKPVPVNPHNLKNPIRDYGWVAFAGPLSNLIIAFLVFVVLKVNLMLNYGEFGTGSYFLYLLMAINLILAVFNLIPIYPLDGGSVLTAILPERHRHLMQPLRQYGFLFLILILFTGVVGKIIGLILGLLNGALGL; via the coding sequence ATGCCTCACCTGATGAACATTATCTTTATGGCGATCGTCCTTCTCTTTTCCCTGACGGTGCACGAGAGTGCTCACGCCTGGGCCGCACACCATTTTGGAGACGATACGGCCAAGTTCCTGGGCCGGATTTCCTTAAATCCCATTCGTCATATCGATCTGTTCGGCACGATTATTTTTCCCTTTATTCTCATAATGGCCGGCTCACCGGTTCTCTTCGGGTGGGCCAAACCCGTACCCGTGAATCCCCATAATCTGAAAAACCCGATTCGCGACTATGGCTGGGTCGCCTTTGCCGGCCCTCTCAGTAACCTGATCATCGCCTTCCTTGTCTTTGTAGTATTGAAGGTCAACCTGATGCTCAACTACGGGGAATTCGGGACCGGCTCGTACTTTCTCTACCTTCTCATGGCGATCAACCTGATCCTGGCCGTCTTCAACCTGATCCCGATCTATCCTCTGGATGGAGGATCGGTACTGACGGCCATCCTTCCAGAACGCCACCGTCACCTGATGCAGCCGCTCCGGCAGTACGGCTTTCTCTTTCTTATCCTGATTCTTTTCACCGGCGTGGTGGGTAAGATCATCGGCCTCATCCTTGGCCTGCTCAACGGAGCCCTGGGCCTGTGA
- a CDS encoding segregation/condensation protein A — translation MTLAIEPAADYAVDLPAFHGPLDLLLHLIRSQEMNIHDIPIVRLVEQYQAFLTTLEETNLTVAGEYLYMLSVLLSIKARMLLPRPTMEESEDPREPLVRQILAYEAVKRAADELSMRHALYGGMTARETGEKVLSLEDVSLYDLSHAFVQVLARLEMERPENFIPSPRPSLRTIMVRVIDLLPGNGKPITLKRLLAAWSSRMEVITSFIAILELARLGVMGIVQGESAGEFYLRKKRRAVNLDILEEAYA, via the coding sequence GTGACTCTGGCCATCGAACCCGCCGCCGATTACGCCGTCGACCTTCCGGCCTTTCATGGCCCGCTCGACCTCCTTCTGCACCTGATCCGCAGTCAGGAAATGAACATCCATGACATTCCCATCGTTCGGCTTGTCGAACAGTACCAGGCTTTTTTAACAACCCTGGAGGAAACCAACCTGACCGTGGCCGGAGAGTACCTCTACATGCTCTCCGTCCTTCTTTCCATCAAGGCCCGCATGCTTCTTCCGAGGCCGACGATGGAGGAAAGCGAAGACCCCCGGGAACCCCTGGTCCGTCAAATCCTGGCCTACGAGGCTGTCAAGCGGGCCGCGGATGAGCTGTCCATGCGCCATGCGCTCTACGGAGGCATGACGGCCCGGGAGACGGGAGAAAAAGTCCTTTCCCTTGAGGATGTATCCCTCTACGATCTTTCCCATGCCTTTGTCCAGGTCCTGGCCCGGCTGGAGATGGAACGACCGGAGAATTTCATTCCATCTCCCCGTCCATCCCTTCGAACCATCATGGTTCGAGTGATCGACCTCCTGCCCGGAAACGGGAAACCGATCACCCTGAAACGCCTGCTTGCCGCCTGGAGCTCACGAATGGAAGTCATCACCTCGTTCATCGCCATTCTTGAGCTTGCACGACTCGGTGTCATGGGCATCGTGCAGGGCGAATCGGCGGGGGAATTCTATCTCCGCAAAAAGCGGCGCGCCGTAAACCTGGACATCCTGGAGGAGGCCTACGCATGA
- the scpB gene encoding SMC-Scp complex subunit ScpB, whose protein sequence is MTDPSFPDHVAAAEAILFVSPGPLKEEDLGRILNITDGETLQKVIAAVESLYAGEHRGIVLQRVSGGFRLATAARLEPYVLDTLQRTSSTRLSQAALEVLAIVAYRQPITVPEISAVRGVNSAGVVETLIQKNLLRTAGRKHVVGRPFLYKTTQSFLIHFGLDSLDDLPPIDELREDETE, encoded by the coding sequence ATGACCGATCCCTCGTTTCCGGACCATGTAGCCGCCGCCGAAGCGATTCTCTTCGTTTCACCGGGCCCACTCAAGGAGGAGGACCTCGGTCGTATTCTGAACATTACCGATGGGGAAACCCTGCAGAAGGTCATCGCCGCAGTGGAATCGCTCTACGCGGGGGAGCATCGGGGCATCGTTCTTCAGAGGGTTTCCGGAGGGTTTCGTCTCGCCACGGCAGCACGACTTGAGCCCTACGTTCTGGACACCCTTCAGCGGACCTCCTCAACTCGATTATCTCAGGCAGCTCTCGAAGTTCTTGCCATCGTGGCCTACCGGCAGCCCATTACCGTACCGGAGATTTCCGCCGTTCGCGGCGTCAATTCCGCAGGCGTCGTGGAAACGCTGATCCAGAAGAATTTACTGCGAACTGCGGGAAGAAAACATGTGGTCGGCCGTCCTTTTCTCTACAAGACAACCCAGTCCTTCCTGATTCACTTCGGGCTGGACTCCCTCGATGACCTCCCCCCCATCGATGAGCTGAGGGAAGATGAGACTGAATAA
- a CDS encoding pseudouridine synthase, with protein sequence MRLNKYLASCGVASRREAEELIFSGLVTINGTKITNPAHPVEEEDWVKVSGKTVRPKPPVYYVFYKPKQMITTMTDEKGRPCVGEVTARLPGGVFPVGRLDWLSEGLLFLTNDGDWAQLVQHPKNKIPKVYSVKIRGTLEPHVRERLTRGMTLDGRIMRMTRLSPTGKLTRAGHSWWEITLMEGRSRQIRRMLKAVGHPVQKLKRVAIGPIRLGSMKPGDLRVLTERERKAITEHAMKGGANENS encoded by the coding sequence ATGAGACTGAATAAGTATCTGGCCAGCTGTGGTGTTGCCTCTCGACGTGAGGCCGAGGAACTGATCTTTTCCGGGCTGGTGACGATTAACGGCACCAAAATCACCAATCCGGCCCATCCAGTCGAAGAGGAAGACTGGGTCAAGGTGAGCGGAAAAACGGTTCGACCCAAACCGCCCGTCTATTACGTCTTTTACAAACCCAAACAGATGATCACGACCATGACCGACGAAAAGGGGCGGCCCTGTGTCGGTGAAGTCACAGCCCGTCTTCCCGGCGGCGTCTTTCCCGTCGGCCGACTGGACTGGCTGTCCGAAGGTCTCCTCTTTCTTACCAATGACGGGGACTGGGCCCAGCTCGTTCAGCACCCGAAGAACAAGATACCCAAAGTCTATTCCGTGAAGATCCGGGGCACCCTGGAGCCCCACGTCAGGGAACGTTTGACCCGCGGAATGACTCTGGATGGTAGAATCATGAGGATGACCCGGCTCTCTCCGACAGGGAAGCTCACCCGTGCGGGGCATTCGTGGTGGGAGATCACCCTGATGGAAGGCAGAAGTCGGCAGATCCGACGAATGCTGAAGGCCGTTGGACATCCCGTTCAGAAATTGAAGCGTGTCGCCATTGGACCGATCCGGCTGGGCTCCATGAAGCCCGGCGATCTGAGAGTCCTGACGGAAAGAGAGCGGAAAGCCATTACCGAGCACGCCATGAAAGGAGGGGCAAATGAAAATTCCTGA
- the hisC gene encoding histidinol-phosphate transaminase produces the protein MKIPDYIQAIHPYIPGRPIEEVEREVGIRGIIKLASNENPLGPSPKALEAMASMMGELNRYPDGGGYYLRKCLSERFDWPMDGIILGSGSVEIIELLCRAFLQDGSHIVMSDGAFIMYKLAAQQVNARVTQTPMIDFRHDLKAMARAVTPDTPLVFIANPNNPTGTYVTTDDMKAFLASIPKDTIVVMDEAYFEYMDKDDYPDSLEFLKSGHNVITLRTFSKIYGLAGLRIGYGFGRPEIFEILNRIRSPFNTTTLAQVAGMAALEDQEFAERVRNLTKRERERLEREFNAMGVSFVPSVGNFILVDVGKDAKDIFSRLLKEGVIVRPVANYGLPNHLRVSIGTEEENTRFLKAFKTVMG, from the coding sequence ATGAAAATTCCTGATTATATCCAGGCCATCCACCCGTACATACCGGGGAGACCGATCGAGGAAGTGGAAAGAGAGGTAGGCATTCGGGGCATTATCAAGCTGGCCTCCAACGAAAATCCCCTGGGACCGTCTCCCAAAGCGCTTGAAGCCATGGCATCCATGATGGGGGAACTGAACCGGTATCCGGATGGCGGCGGGTATTATCTCCGTAAATGCCTTTCCGAGCGCTTCGACTGGCCCATGGATGGAATTATTCTGGGATCGGGTTCGGTGGAAATCATCGAGCTCCTCTGCCGGGCCTTTCTCCAGGATGGATCCCATATCGTTATGTCAGACGGGGCGTTCATCATGTACAAGCTGGCCGCCCAGCAGGTAAACGCGAGGGTGACGCAGACTCCCATGATCGATTTCCGGCATGATCTGAAGGCCATGGCCCGGGCCGTGACCCCGGATACCCCTCTTGTTTTTATCGCCAATCCCAATAATCCGACCGGTACCTACGTGACCACGGATGACATGAAGGCCTTCCTGGCTTCGATCCCGAAAGACACGATCGTGGTAATGGACGAAGCCTATTTCGAGTATATGGATAAGGACGATTACCCGGACAGCCTGGAATTCTTAAAATCCGGTCACAACGTAATAACCCTTCGCACCTTTTCGAAGATCTACGGCCTGGCGGGTCTCAGGATCGGCTACGGGTTTGGGCGTCCGGAGATCTTTGAAATCCTGAACCGCATCCGCTCGCCCTTCAACACCACGACGCTGGCCCAGGTTGCCGGCATGGCCGCCCTGGAGGACCAGGAGTTTGCCGAACGGGTCCGGAATCTCACGAAAAGAGAACGGGAGCGTCTGGAGCGGGAGTTCAATGCCATGGGCGTATCGTTTGTTCCCTCTGTCGGGAATTTCATCCTTGTCGACGTCGGGAAAGATGCAAAAGACATCTTCTCAAGGCTCCTGAAAGAGGGCGTCATTGTGCGTCCCGTCGCAAACTACGGACTCCCCAACCATCTTCGCGTCTCCATCGGTACCGAGGAGGAAAACACCCGGTTCCTTAAGGCCTTCAAGACGGTCATGGGGTGA
- the cmk gene encoding (d)CMP kinase: MKSPASHLNLIVAIDGPSGVGKSTVARLVAASLNLPYLDTGKLYRAVGWACHKRDIDLENEPAVSKTVPTLTITAEKGQLYVNGEDASPFLADEAAGRRASLVSRYSAVRSHLVHLQQVWGREAGGVMEGRDIGSRVFPETPFKFYLHARSEIRIWRRYKQIGGSLSGVAADLLARDERDRTRSLDPLQLLPDHIPIDTSHINAEGTAGIIARLVGMKRDRTSVTL; the protein is encoded by the coding sequence GTGAAGTCCCCGGCCTCACACCTGAATCTTATCGTCGCCATCGACGGCCCTTCGGGGGTGGGAAAATCGACCGTCGCCCGCCTCGTTGCTGCGTCCCTAAATCTTCCCTATCTCGATACGGGAAAGCTCTATCGTGCCGTCGGATGGGCATGCCATAAAAGAGACATCGACCTTGAAAATGAACCTGCCGTTTCCAAAACGGTTCCCACCCTGACCATCACGGCAGAGAAGGGACAGCTTTATGTCAATGGAGAAGACGCCTCACCCTTTCTCGCGGATGAAGCTGCAGGAAGGCGGGCTTCCCTTGTATCCCGATATTCCGCGGTACGGAGCCACCTCGTTCATCTCCAGCAGGTCTGGGGAAGAGAGGCGGGAGGTGTGATGGAGGGCCGGGATATCGGGTCGAGGGTCTTCCCTGAGACTCCCTTCAAATTTTATCTCCATGCGCGATCTGAAATCAGAATCTGGAGACGGTATAAGCAGATTGGAGGTTCCCTGTCCGGGGTGGCTGCCGATCTTCTCGCGCGGGACGAGAGGGATCGGACCCGTTCCCTTGACCCCCTCCAGTTACTCCCCGACCACATTCCAATCGACACATCTCATATCAATGCAGAAGGCACGGCCGGTATCATCGCCCGGCTGGTTGGAATGAAACGAGACCGGACCTCCGTTACCTTATAG